Proteins encoded by one window of Arachis hypogaea cultivar Tifrunner chromosome 1, arahy.Tifrunner.gnm2.J5K5, whole genome shotgun sequence:
- the LOC112791320 gene encoding uncharacterized protein isoform X7, translated as MDDGSSKVPGDDKVQSPVSNEEAKDSIEERSKDNISVSVDHVSQNDGQQIRMENSSSIDPEGSKENASNGAAGNFPKEMVSNDQMSASRSFDEQLGTDINFGWKMVMHEESQRYYYWNVETGETSWEVPQVLAQAAQLSSDSMLPSVDDKTVGGAVGIDNSTFPSSVMQDTSATFTLDSSAETIVASHNELYGHGSQMNGCSGEHTNVTHGRELIGNNGSMSFPYGGDPSYVPNYSAEEQQSQIDLPSHLEKQCEILLGRMKSLKESKGNLQDQDTLSKYMLEIEIRLSDIRSLASYGASLLPFWVHSDNQIKLLESVINNFQTAESAEVEAEDKDVPDSEAVGEQQNGLGHDSELYNNNNKDSTLTSEVSNGPQADASPVVLKDTYDEIPTNSQHFSSSNVSDNHLETGIDVHTEVQTNTNPEQSTLGHGYNFEDDDDMDVDMEVEDMNSSGNVTDADASVAKDLGQTEHEVQLNPLGDSHSLLPEHQFVVPPPPDDEWIPPPPPDNEQAPPPPLPPDDEQAPPPPPGDPQPPPYHALPSYAETGQPLSYTQYSLSYGQTGQSLSYTPVAGSEYYGQTAPEVPTSNIYGQIAMPPGQLYYSAVPNLYSENPQVVVNPSDPVSYYELQEGAGSTNIPVNNSSDSCVGGVDRASGDVPSTSSSMAAPATVSVDESASLPSTIAEAAAVSAASSAVAKTQTKVVRKKRAVAVGSSLKSNKKVSSLVNKWKAAKEELLEEEEEPESVYEVFERKRQREIEEWHAKQIASGEAKDNANFQPLGGDWRERVKRKRAQKARESLEAPHDAVEPRQQQPDMTELSKGLPSNWQAYWDETSKQVYYGNTITLETTWDRPTK; from the exons ATGGATGATGGATCAAGTAAAGTGCCTGGTGATGATAAGGTGCAGAGTCCAGTGTCTAATGAGGAG GCTAAGGATTCTATTGAGGAAAGATCCAAAGACAACATCAGTGTCTCTGTTGATCATGTATCTCAGAATGATGGACAGCAGATTAGAATGGAAAATTCTAGTTCAATTGATCCTGAAGGCAgcaaagaaaatgcaagtaatgGTGCTGCTGGTAATTTTCCAAAGGAAATGGTTTCCAATGACCAAATGTCCGCTTCAAGAAGCTTTGATGAACAACTTGGTACTGATATTAATTTTGGATGGAAGATGGTGATGCATGAGGAAAGCCAACGCTATTATTATTGGAATGTTGAAACTGGGGAAACTTCATGGGAAGTGCCCCAGGTTTTGGCGCAAGCAGCTCAGTTATCGAGCGATTCAATGCTTCCTTCTGTTGATGATAAAACAGTCGGCGGTGCTGTTGGTATCGATAATTCCACTTTTCCCTCTTCTGTGATGCAGGACACTTCAGCTACTTTCACACTTGATAGTTCAGCAGAAACCATAGTGGCTTCTCATAATGAGTTGTATGGGCATGGATCCCAAATGAATGGATGTAGTGGTGAACATACAAATGTAACTCATGGAAGGGAATTGATTGGGAATAATGGTAGTATGAGTTTTCCTTATGGAGGTGATCCTTCATATGTTCCAAATTACAGTGCTGAAGAGCAGCAGTCACAAATTGATTTGCCTTCTCATCTTGAAAAACAGTGTGAGATTTTATTAGGGAGGATGAAGTCACTAAAAGA GTCAAAGGGCAATTTGCAAGATCAGGATACCTTGTCAAAGTATATGTTAGAGATTGAGATTAGACTTTCTGATATTAGGTCCCTTGCTTCATATGGAGCATCTTTGCTTCCATTCTGGGTGCATTCTGACAATCAGATAAAACTACTTGAAAGTGTGATAAACAATTTCCAAACTGCGGAATCAGCAGAAGTTGAAGCTGAGGATAAAGATGTCCCTGACTCTGAAGCAGTGGGTGAGCAGCAGAATGGCTTGGGACATGATTCTGAATtatataacaataacaacaaagacAGCACTCTTACTTCTGAAGTTTCGAATGGACCTCAGGCTGATGCTTCACCTGTAGTTTTGAAAGATACCTATGATGAAATTCCTACAAATTCTCAGCATTTTTCTTCATCTAATGTTTCTGATAATCATTTGGAAACTGGTATAGATGTTCATACAGAAGTTCAAACAAATACAAATCCTGAGCAATCAACTCTTGGACATGGGTATAAttttgaagatgatgatgacatGGATGTGGACATGGAAGTTGAAGATATGAATTCCTCAGGCAATGTAACTGATGCAGATGCATCAGTTGCAAAGGATCTTGGACAAACAGAGCATGAGGTTCAGTTGAATCCACTAGGCGACAGCCATTCTTTGTTGCCAGAACATCAGTTTGTTGTCCCCCCACCTCCAGACGATGAGTGGATCCCTCCACCACCGCCTGATAATGAGCAGGCCCCTCCTCCTCCGCTGCCACCTGATGATGAACAGGCACCCCCTCCTCCACCTGGTGATCCACAACCACCTCCATATCATGCTCTCCCATCTTACGCCGAGACAGGACAGCCTCTTTCTTACACACAATATAGTTTATCTTATGGACAGACAGGGCAGTCACTTTCTTACACACCTGTTGCTGGCTCCGAGTATTATGGACAGACAGCTCCTGAAGTCCCAACAAGTAATATATATGGACAAATTGCTATGCCACCTGGACAGCTCTACTATAGTGCAGTTCCAAACTTGTATAGCGAAAATCCTCAAGTTGTGGTCAATCCATCTGACCCAGTTTCTTATTATGAGCTTCAAGAGG GAGCTGGATCAACTAACATACCTGTTAACAATTCTAGTGATTCTTGTGTTGGTGGGGTAGACAGGGCATCTGGTGATGTTCCATCGACCTCATCTAGCATGGCGGCACCTGCAACTGTTTCGGTTGATGAGAGTGCCTCATTGCCATCAACTATTGCTGAAGCTGCTGCAGTAAGTGCTGCCTCATCGGCAGTTGCTAAAACCCAAACCAAAG TAGTGCGTAAAAAGCGGGCAGTTGCAGTTGGATCTTCCTTAAAGTCTAATAAAAAGGTTTCAAGTTTGGTGAACAAG TGGAAGGCGGCTAAAGAGGAGTtgcttgaagaagaggaagagccTGAAAGTGTGTATGAGGTGTTCGAAAGGAAGCGCCAAAGGGAAATAGAG GAGTGGCATGCAAAGCAAATTGCTAGTGGAGAGGCCAAAGATAATGCTAACTTTCAACCTCTTGGTGGTGATTG GCGGGAGCGGGTCAAGCGCAAAAGGGCACAAAAAGCACGTGAATCTCTTGAGGCGCCGCACGACGCAGTTGAGCCCCGCCAACAGCAGCCTGATATGACTGAACTCTCCAAGGGTCTACCATCTAATTGGCAG GCATATTGGGATGAGACCTCAAAGCAGGTTTATTATGGTAACACTATCACCTTGGAAACGACATGGGATCGACCGACAAAATGA
- the LOC112791320 gene encoding uncharacterized protein isoform X8: MDDGSSKVPGDDKVQSPVSNEEAKDSIEERSKDNISVSVDHVSQNDGQQIRMENSSSIDPEGSKENASNGAAGNFPKEMVSNDQMSASRSFDEQLGTDINFGWKMVMHEESQRYYYWNVETGETSWEVPQVLAQAAQLSSDSMLPSVDDKTVGGAVGIDNSTFPSSVMQDTSATFTLDSSAETIVASHNELYGHGSQMNGCSGEHTNVTHGRELIGNNGSMSFPYGGDPSYVPNYSAEEQQSQIDLPSHLEKQCEILLGRMKSLKESKGNLQDQDTLSKYMLEIEIRLSDIRSLASYGASLLPFWVHSDNQIKLLESVINNFQTAESAEVEAEDKDVPDSEAVGEQQNGLGHDSELYNNNNKDSTLTSEVSNGPQADASPVVLKDTYDEIPTNSQHFSSSNVSDNHLETGIDVHTEVQTNTNPEQSTLGHGYNFEDDDDMDVDMEVEDMNSSGNVTDADASVAKDLGQTEHEVQLNPLGDSHSLLPEHQFVVPPPPDDEWIPPPPPDNEQAPPPPLPPDDEQAPPPPPGDPQPPPYHALPSYAETGQPLSYTQYSLSYGQTGQSLSYTPVAGSEYYGQTAPEVPTSNIYGQIAMPPGQLYYSAVPNLYSENPQVVVNPSDPVSYYELQEGAGSTNIPVNNSSDSCVGGVDRASGDVPSTSSSMAAPATVSVDESASLPSTIAEAAAVSAASSAVAKTQTKVRKKRAVAVGSSLKSNKKVSSLVNKWKAAKEELLEEEEEPESVYEVFERKRQREIEEWHAKQIASGEAKDNANFQPLGGDWRERVKRKRAQKARESLEAPHDAVEPRQQQPDMTELSKGLPSNWQAYWDETSKQVYYGNTITLETTWDRPTK; encoded by the exons ATGGATGATGGATCAAGTAAAGTGCCTGGTGATGATAAGGTGCAGAGTCCAGTGTCTAATGAGGAG GCTAAGGATTCTATTGAGGAAAGATCCAAAGACAACATCAGTGTCTCTGTTGATCATGTATCTCAGAATGATGGACAGCAGATTAGAATGGAAAATTCTAGTTCAATTGATCCTGAAGGCAgcaaagaaaatgcaagtaatgGTGCTGCTGGTAATTTTCCAAAGGAAATGGTTTCCAATGACCAAATGTCCGCTTCAAGAAGCTTTGATGAACAACTTGGTACTGATATTAATTTTGGATGGAAGATGGTGATGCATGAGGAAAGCCAACGCTATTATTATTGGAATGTTGAAACTGGGGAAACTTCATGGGAAGTGCCCCAGGTTTTGGCGCAAGCAGCTCAGTTATCGAGCGATTCAATGCTTCCTTCTGTTGATGATAAAACAGTCGGCGGTGCTGTTGGTATCGATAATTCCACTTTTCCCTCTTCTGTGATGCAGGACACTTCAGCTACTTTCACACTTGATAGTTCAGCAGAAACCATAGTGGCTTCTCATAATGAGTTGTATGGGCATGGATCCCAAATGAATGGATGTAGTGGTGAACATACAAATGTAACTCATGGAAGGGAATTGATTGGGAATAATGGTAGTATGAGTTTTCCTTATGGAGGTGATCCTTCATATGTTCCAAATTACAGTGCTGAAGAGCAGCAGTCACAAATTGATTTGCCTTCTCATCTTGAAAAACAGTGTGAGATTTTATTAGGGAGGATGAAGTCACTAAAAGA GTCAAAGGGCAATTTGCAAGATCAGGATACCTTGTCAAAGTATATGTTAGAGATTGAGATTAGACTTTCTGATATTAGGTCCCTTGCTTCATATGGAGCATCTTTGCTTCCATTCTGGGTGCATTCTGACAATCAGATAAAACTACTTGAAAGTGTGATAAACAATTTCCAAACTGCGGAATCAGCAGAAGTTGAAGCTGAGGATAAAGATGTCCCTGACTCTGAAGCAGTGGGTGAGCAGCAGAATGGCTTGGGACATGATTCTGAATtatataacaataacaacaaagacAGCACTCTTACTTCTGAAGTTTCGAATGGACCTCAGGCTGATGCTTCACCTGTAGTTTTGAAAGATACCTATGATGAAATTCCTACAAATTCTCAGCATTTTTCTTCATCTAATGTTTCTGATAATCATTTGGAAACTGGTATAGATGTTCATACAGAAGTTCAAACAAATACAAATCCTGAGCAATCAACTCTTGGACATGGGTATAAttttgaagatgatgatgacatGGATGTGGACATGGAAGTTGAAGATATGAATTCCTCAGGCAATGTAACTGATGCAGATGCATCAGTTGCAAAGGATCTTGGACAAACAGAGCATGAGGTTCAGTTGAATCCACTAGGCGACAGCCATTCTTTGTTGCCAGAACATCAGTTTGTTGTCCCCCCACCTCCAGACGATGAGTGGATCCCTCCACCACCGCCTGATAATGAGCAGGCCCCTCCTCCTCCGCTGCCACCTGATGATGAACAGGCACCCCCTCCTCCACCTGGTGATCCACAACCACCTCCATATCATGCTCTCCCATCTTACGCCGAGACAGGACAGCCTCTTTCTTACACACAATATAGTTTATCTTATGGACAGACAGGGCAGTCACTTTCTTACACACCTGTTGCTGGCTCCGAGTATTATGGACAGACAGCTCCTGAAGTCCCAACAAGTAATATATATGGACAAATTGCTATGCCACCTGGACAGCTCTACTATAGTGCAGTTCCAAACTTGTATAGCGAAAATCCTCAAGTTGTGGTCAATCCATCTGACCCAGTTTCTTATTATGAGCTTCAAGAGG GAGCTGGATCAACTAACATACCTGTTAACAATTCTAGTGATTCTTGTGTTGGTGGGGTAGACAGGGCATCTGGTGATGTTCCATCGACCTCATCTAGCATGGCGGCACCTGCAACTGTTTCGGTTGATGAGAGTGCCTCATTGCCATCAACTATTGCTGAAGCTGCTGCAGTAAGTGCTGCCTCATCGGCAGTTGCTAAAACCCAAACCAAAG TGCGTAAAAAGCGGGCAGTTGCAGTTGGATCTTCCTTAAAGTCTAATAAAAAGGTTTCAAGTTTGGTGAACAAG TGGAAGGCGGCTAAAGAGGAGTtgcttgaagaagaggaagagccTGAAAGTGTGTATGAGGTGTTCGAAAGGAAGCGCCAAAGGGAAATAGAG GAGTGGCATGCAAAGCAAATTGCTAGTGGAGAGGCCAAAGATAATGCTAACTTTCAACCTCTTGGTGGTGATTG GCGGGAGCGGGTCAAGCGCAAAAGGGCACAAAAAGCACGTGAATCTCTTGAGGCGCCGCACGACGCAGTTGAGCCCCGCCAACAGCAGCCTGATATGACTGAACTCTCCAAGGGTCTACCATCTAATTGGCAG GCATATTGGGATGAGACCTCAAAGCAGGTTTATTATGGTAACACTATCACCTTGGAAACGACATGGGATCGACCGACAAAATGA
- the LOC112791320 gene encoding uncharacterized protein isoform X1: protein MGKRKERRLAALSNAGRRVKLDLFAEPSGELGGSNVQGDAGGDTDSQHRDGLPNSPSSSGQPQNPLLLLGQYSDDEMDDGSSKVPGDDKVQSPVSNEEAKDSIEERSKDNISVSVDHVSQNDGQQIRMENSSSIDPEGSKENASNGAAGNFPKEMVSNDQMSASRSFDEQLGTDINFGWKMVMHEESQRYYYWNVETGETSWEVPQVLAQAAQLSSDSMLPSVDDKTVGGAVGIDNSTFPSSVMQDTSATFTLDSSAETIVASHNELYGHGSQMNGCSGEHTNVTHGRELIGNNGSMSFPYGGDPSYVPNYSAEEQQSQIDLPSHLEKQCEILLGRMKSLKESKGNLQDQDTLSKYMLEIEIRLSDIRSLASYGASLLPFWVHSDNQIKLLESVINNFQTAESAEVEAEDKDVPDSEAVGEQQNGLGHDSELYNNNNKDSTLTSEVSNGPQADASPVVLKDTYDEIPTNSQHFSSSNVSDNHLETGIDVHTEVQTNTNPEQSTLGHGYNFEDDDDMDVDMEVEDMNSSGNVTDADASVAKDLGQTEHEVQLNPLGDSHSLLPEHQFVVPPPPDDEWIPPPPPDNEQAPPPPLPPDDEQAPPPPPGDPQPPPYHALPSYAETGQPLSYTQYSLSYGQTGQSLSYTPVAGSEYYGQTAPEVPTSNIYGQIAMPPGQLYYSAVPNLYSENPQVVVNPSDPVSYYELQEGAGSTNIPVNNSSDSCVGGVDRASGDVPSTSSSMAAPATVSVDESASLPSTIAEAAAVSAASSAVAKTQTKVVRKKRAVAVGSSLKSNKKVSSLVNKWKAAKEELLEEEEEPESVYEVFERKRQREIEEWHAKQIASGEAKDNANFQPLGGDWRERVKRKRAQKARESLEAPHDAVEPRQQQPDMTELSKGLPSNWQAYWDETSKQVYYGNTITLETTWDRPTK, encoded by the exons ATGGGGAAGAGGAAAGAGCGTCGCCTTGCCGCTCTCAGCAACGCTGGTCGCAGAGTCAAACTTGACCTCTTTGCGGAACCCTCTG GAGAGTTGGGTGGCTCCAATGTACAAGGTGATGCTGGAGGGGATACTGATTCACAACATCGTGATGGGTTACCCAATTCACCCTCTTCTTCAG GTCAACCACAGAATCCATTGCTGCTGCTTGGGCAATATAGTGATGATGAAATGGATGATGGATCAAGTAAAGTGCCTGGTGATGATAAGGTGCAGAGTCCAGTGTCTAATGAGGAG GCTAAGGATTCTATTGAGGAAAGATCCAAAGACAACATCAGTGTCTCTGTTGATCATGTATCTCAGAATGATGGACAGCAGATTAGAATGGAAAATTCTAGTTCAATTGATCCTGAAGGCAgcaaagaaaatgcaagtaatgGTGCTGCTGGTAATTTTCCAAAGGAAATGGTTTCCAATGACCAAATGTCCGCTTCAAGAAGCTTTGATGAACAACTTGGTACTGATATTAATTTTGGATGGAAGATGGTGATGCATGAGGAAAGCCAACGCTATTATTATTGGAATGTTGAAACTGGGGAAACTTCATGGGAAGTGCCCCAGGTTTTGGCGCAAGCAGCTCAGTTATCGAGCGATTCAATGCTTCCTTCTGTTGATGATAAAACAGTCGGCGGTGCTGTTGGTATCGATAATTCCACTTTTCCCTCTTCTGTGATGCAGGACACTTCAGCTACTTTCACACTTGATAGTTCAGCAGAAACCATAGTGGCTTCTCATAATGAGTTGTATGGGCATGGATCCCAAATGAATGGATGTAGTGGTGAACATACAAATGTAACTCATGGAAGGGAATTGATTGGGAATAATGGTAGTATGAGTTTTCCTTATGGAGGTGATCCTTCATATGTTCCAAATTACAGTGCTGAAGAGCAGCAGTCACAAATTGATTTGCCTTCTCATCTTGAAAAACAGTGTGAGATTTTATTAGGGAGGATGAAGTCACTAAAAGA GTCAAAGGGCAATTTGCAAGATCAGGATACCTTGTCAAAGTATATGTTAGAGATTGAGATTAGACTTTCTGATATTAGGTCCCTTGCTTCATATGGAGCATCTTTGCTTCCATTCTGGGTGCATTCTGACAATCAGATAAAACTACTTGAAAGTGTGATAAACAATTTCCAAACTGCGGAATCAGCAGAAGTTGAAGCTGAGGATAAAGATGTCCCTGACTCTGAAGCAGTGGGTGAGCAGCAGAATGGCTTGGGACATGATTCTGAATtatataacaataacaacaaagacAGCACTCTTACTTCTGAAGTTTCGAATGGACCTCAGGCTGATGCTTCACCTGTAGTTTTGAAAGATACCTATGATGAAATTCCTACAAATTCTCAGCATTTTTCTTCATCTAATGTTTCTGATAATCATTTGGAAACTGGTATAGATGTTCATACAGAAGTTCAAACAAATACAAATCCTGAGCAATCAACTCTTGGACATGGGTATAAttttgaagatgatgatgacatGGATGTGGACATGGAAGTTGAAGATATGAATTCCTCAGGCAATGTAACTGATGCAGATGCATCAGTTGCAAAGGATCTTGGACAAACAGAGCATGAGGTTCAGTTGAATCCACTAGGCGACAGCCATTCTTTGTTGCCAGAACATCAGTTTGTTGTCCCCCCACCTCCAGACGATGAGTGGATCCCTCCACCACCGCCTGATAATGAGCAGGCCCCTCCTCCTCCGCTGCCACCTGATGATGAACAGGCACCCCCTCCTCCACCTGGTGATCCACAACCACCTCCATATCATGCTCTCCCATCTTACGCCGAGACAGGACAGCCTCTTTCTTACACACAATATAGTTTATCTTATGGACAGACAGGGCAGTCACTTTCTTACACACCTGTTGCTGGCTCCGAGTATTATGGACAGACAGCTCCTGAAGTCCCAACAAGTAATATATATGGACAAATTGCTATGCCACCTGGACAGCTCTACTATAGTGCAGTTCCAAACTTGTATAGCGAAAATCCTCAAGTTGTGGTCAATCCATCTGACCCAGTTTCTTATTATGAGCTTCAAGAGG GAGCTGGATCAACTAACATACCTGTTAACAATTCTAGTGATTCTTGTGTTGGTGGGGTAGACAGGGCATCTGGTGATGTTCCATCGACCTCATCTAGCATGGCGGCACCTGCAACTGTTTCGGTTGATGAGAGTGCCTCATTGCCATCAACTATTGCTGAAGCTGCTGCAGTAAGTGCTGCCTCATCGGCAGTTGCTAAAACCCAAACCAAAG TAGTGCGTAAAAAGCGGGCAGTTGCAGTTGGATCTTCCTTAAAGTCTAATAAAAAGGTTTCAAGTTTGGTGAACAAG TGGAAGGCGGCTAAAGAGGAGTtgcttgaagaagaggaagagccTGAAAGTGTGTATGAGGTGTTCGAAAGGAAGCGCCAAAGGGAAATAGAG GAGTGGCATGCAAAGCAAATTGCTAGTGGAGAGGCCAAAGATAATGCTAACTTTCAACCTCTTGGTGGTGATTG GCGGGAGCGGGTCAAGCGCAAAAGGGCACAAAAAGCACGTGAATCTCTTGAGGCGCCGCACGACGCAGTTGAGCCCCGCCAACAGCAGCCTGATATGACTGAACTCTCCAAGGGTCTACCATCTAATTGGCAG GCATATTGGGATGAGACCTCAAAGCAGGTTTATTATGGTAACACTATCACCTTGGAAACGACATGGGATCGACCGACAAAATGA
- the LOC112791320 gene encoding uncharacterized protein isoform X5 — translation MTPNCSPLLSASRNFRGQPQNPLLLLGQYSDDEMDDGSSKVPGDDKVQSPVSNEEAKDSIEERSKDNISVSVDHVSQNDGQQIRMENSSSIDPEGSKENASNGAAGNFPKEMVSNDQMSASRSFDEQLGTDINFGWKMVMHEESQRYYYWNVETGETSWEVPQVLAQAAQLSSDSMLPSVDDKTVGGAVGIDNSTFPSSVMQDTSATFTLDSSAETIVASHNELYGHGSQMNGCSGEHTNVTHGRELIGNNGSMSFPYGGDPSYVPNYSAEEQQSQIDLPSHLEKQCEILLGRMKSLKESKGNLQDQDTLSKYMLEIEIRLSDIRSLASYGASLLPFWVHSDNQIKLLESVINNFQTAESAEVEAEDKDVPDSEAVGEQQNGLGHDSELYNNNNKDSTLTSEVSNGPQADASPVVLKDTYDEIPTNSQHFSSSNVSDNHLETGIDVHTEVQTNTNPEQSTLGHGYNFEDDDDMDVDMEVEDMNSSGNVTDADASVAKDLGQTEHEVQLNPLGDSHSLLPEHQFVVPPPPDDEWIPPPPPDNEQAPPPPLPPDDEQAPPPPPGDPQPPPYHALPSYAETGQPLSYTQYSLSYGQTGQSLSYTPVAGSEYYGQTAPEVPTSNIYGQIAMPPGQLYYSAVPNLYSENPQVVVNPSDPVSYYELQEGAGSTNIPVNNSSDSCVGGVDRASGDVPSTSSSMAAPATVSVDESASLPSTIAEAAAVSAASSAVAKTQTKVVRKKRAVAVGSSLKSNKKVSSLVNKWKAAKEELLEEEEEPESVYEVFERKRQREIEEWHAKQIASGEAKDNANFQPLGGDWRERVKRKRAQKARESLEAPHDAVEPRQQQPDMTELSKGLPSNWQAYWDETSKQVYYGNTITLETTWDRPTK, via the exons ATGACTCCCAATTGTTCCCCCCTTTTGTCAGCATCAAGGAATTTTCGAG GTCAACCACAGAATCCATTGCTGCTGCTTGGGCAATATAGTGATGATGAAATGGATGATGGATCAAGTAAAGTGCCTGGTGATGATAAGGTGCAGAGTCCAGTGTCTAATGAGGAG GCTAAGGATTCTATTGAGGAAAGATCCAAAGACAACATCAGTGTCTCTGTTGATCATGTATCTCAGAATGATGGACAGCAGATTAGAATGGAAAATTCTAGTTCAATTGATCCTGAAGGCAgcaaagaaaatgcaagtaatgGTGCTGCTGGTAATTTTCCAAAGGAAATGGTTTCCAATGACCAAATGTCCGCTTCAAGAAGCTTTGATGAACAACTTGGTACTGATATTAATTTTGGATGGAAGATGGTGATGCATGAGGAAAGCCAACGCTATTATTATTGGAATGTTGAAACTGGGGAAACTTCATGGGAAGTGCCCCAGGTTTTGGCGCAAGCAGCTCAGTTATCGAGCGATTCAATGCTTCCTTCTGTTGATGATAAAACAGTCGGCGGTGCTGTTGGTATCGATAATTCCACTTTTCCCTCTTCTGTGATGCAGGACACTTCAGCTACTTTCACACTTGATAGTTCAGCAGAAACCATAGTGGCTTCTCATAATGAGTTGTATGGGCATGGATCCCAAATGAATGGATGTAGTGGTGAACATACAAATGTAACTCATGGAAGGGAATTGATTGGGAATAATGGTAGTATGAGTTTTCCTTATGGAGGTGATCCTTCATATGTTCCAAATTACAGTGCTGAAGAGCAGCAGTCACAAATTGATTTGCCTTCTCATCTTGAAAAACAGTGTGAGATTTTATTAGGGAGGATGAAGTCACTAAAAGA GTCAAAGGGCAATTTGCAAGATCAGGATACCTTGTCAAAGTATATGTTAGAGATTGAGATTAGACTTTCTGATATTAGGTCCCTTGCTTCATATGGAGCATCTTTGCTTCCATTCTGGGTGCATTCTGACAATCAGATAAAACTACTTGAAAGTGTGATAAACAATTTCCAAACTGCGGAATCAGCAGAAGTTGAAGCTGAGGATAAAGATGTCCCTGACTCTGAAGCAGTGGGTGAGCAGCAGAATGGCTTGGGACATGATTCTGAATtatataacaataacaacaaagacAGCACTCTTACTTCTGAAGTTTCGAATGGACCTCAGGCTGATGCTTCACCTGTAGTTTTGAAAGATACCTATGATGAAATTCCTACAAATTCTCAGCATTTTTCTTCATCTAATGTTTCTGATAATCATTTGGAAACTGGTATAGATGTTCATACAGAAGTTCAAACAAATACAAATCCTGAGCAATCAACTCTTGGACATGGGTATAAttttgaagatgatgatgacatGGATGTGGACATGGAAGTTGAAGATATGAATTCCTCAGGCAATGTAACTGATGCAGATGCATCAGTTGCAAAGGATCTTGGACAAACAGAGCATGAGGTTCAGTTGAATCCACTAGGCGACAGCCATTCTTTGTTGCCAGAACATCAGTTTGTTGTCCCCCCACCTCCAGACGATGAGTGGATCCCTCCACCACCGCCTGATAATGAGCAGGCCCCTCCTCCTCCGCTGCCACCTGATGATGAACAGGCACCCCCTCCTCCACCTGGTGATCCACAACCACCTCCATATCATGCTCTCCCATCTTACGCCGAGACAGGACAGCCTCTTTCTTACACACAATATAGTTTATCTTATGGACAGACAGGGCAGTCACTTTCTTACACACCTGTTGCTGGCTCCGAGTATTATGGACAGACAGCTCCTGAAGTCCCAACAAGTAATATATATGGACAAATTGCTATGCCACCTGGACAGCTCTACTATAGTGCAGTTCCAAACTTGTATAGCGAAAATCCTCAAGTTGTGGTCAATCCATCTGACCCAGTTTCTTATTATGAGCTTCAAGAGG GAGCTGGATCAACTAACATACCTGTTAACAATTCTAGTGATTCTTGTGTTGGTGGGGTAGACAGGGCATCTGGTGATGTTCCATCGACCTCATCTAGCATGGCGGCACCTGCAACTGTTTCGGTTGATGAGAGTGCCTCATTGCCATCAACTATTGCTGAAGCTGCTGCAGTAAGTGCTGCCTCATCGGCAGTTGCTAAAACCCAAACCAAAG TAGTGCGTAAAAAGCGGGCAGTTGCAGTTGGATCTTCCTTAAAGTCTAATAAAAAGGTTTCAAGTTTGGTGAACAAG TGGAAGGCGGCTAAAGAGGAGTtgcttgaagaagaggaagagccTGAAAGTGTGTATGAGGTGTTCGAAAGGAAGCGCCAAAGGGAAATAGAG GAGTGGCATGCAAAGCAAATTGCTAGTGGAGAGGCCAAAGATAATGCTAACTTTCAACCTCTTGGTGGTGATTG GCGGGAGCGGGTCAAGCGCAAAAGGGCACAAAAAGCACGTGAATCTCTTGAGGCGCCGCACGACGCAGTTGAGCCCCGCCAACAGCAGCCTGATATGACTGAACTCTCCAAGGGTCTACCATCTAATTGGCAG GCATATTGGGATGAGACCTCAAAGCAGGTTTATTATGGTAACACTATCACCTTGGAAACGACATGGGATCGACCGACAAAATGA